aatgtaatgtaGATACATGGTATTTCCCACGCTCAATTACTTCCACCTTCAACTATATTTTCACCAATCTTTTAACAGATATTGGTTGAATAAGAGTTAGTGGTCAATCGACTTGAGAAATCAACTTGATTTTTAGACTCCAACATGTGTTTCCAGGACTCATAGCTGTCAAAAACAACTATTCCCATTATTTGTAATATAAATTAAGTTTGAGTTTAAAGTTATTTAGAAGGAAACCAAAGAGGatatcttcataaaaaaaacatttaaaaagtggAGAAAACGAAGAACAGACTGTACGGGTTTTTGTGCTAACACGTactttctccatctccatcttTATCAAATTCTTCAATCATAGCCCGCAGTTCTTCATCAGACATATTTTCACCCAATTCTCTAGCAACCCGGCGCAGGTTTCTCAGACTTATTTTACCAGAGTCATCATCATCAAACAATTTGAATGCCTTGAGTATTTCTTCTTGTGGGTCTCTGTCCAATATCCAGTCTGTCACTGTAAGAAGGATATGTAAGTTAGATTAAAAAACTCTAAAAAACGTAAACTCAGAATGACCTTAGCAAACTGAGGTGAAGAACAGAGACTTCTGATTTCACCTGttctttcatttctatttatttcaattCAGCATGCATATTTGGCTGTTACCTGACCTCTCTTTCCGATCTTTCTTTTCCCAAGCTGAGTTTCTTTTTGGGACAAACCTGTTGCAGTGGAAAACTACATGGAATTTAGACACGGTCAGGTTTTCAACACACTTTTCAATAGGAACTAAAAATGTACACATGCCTACTCTGCTTCAAACTTAACATTCAGAAAAACCATTAGCTCTGACAGACGCAgacgtgatttttttttttataaatttcaTATATTTTGATCAGGATGGAATTTTGACTCTGAGAgaacataaaaattaataagaagTATTCACATGGAACCTGTCTTTTACATACAAAgctacacaaacaaaaacaacaacaaaaaatcccctAAGCCCTAGGGTTACGAAAAGGGCACTGCTATGAACTGCAAAACGTTAATTCTGAAAGGATTCATTAgtctttattattctttttatcACAACCATTTGTCAGTTTCTgtaacagaaaagacaaaattgccacatgaaatatttttctagtaaTTATTTCAGACACTTCTGGAACCAGTCGTAAGTATCTTCACATCTTTGTACCTGCCAGTCTTGTATTACAGGGCTTGGTATTTATGACTTTCATCAAGTCATTAAAAGCACATCAACCTTGTTTCTGCATAAAGAACCACTTAGCATCTGCTACTGTCTGCAGCTGGAATGCCTGCCCTGGCTTAGCAAACTAGAAAGGCAAAAATTAGATGCAAGCTCTCACGAGCTCACTACAGAAATTAagtttatatatttacataaatcCCTCAGACTTATACtaaatttgaatattttcatCTAAAACAACTACACTGCATGACAGTATTCCATAATTTGAAAACTTCTGCCTTTTGTGGCAAAAAGACAACCACAATGTCAGCTGAAGAACAATGAAACACAAAGGATCTAAATACTGCATGTTACATGATTGtacaaaataagacaaaatgTAATAGTATAAGCGTCAGATAGGCTATTCCTACATTTAAAACCataaataacttcaaaatatGACACTGCTTAATAATTGCTTAGTTATATTCAGCAGCTCTTCACAATTAAAGCTCCTATAACCTATTTTGTCTAACTCCCTTATCTTTCTGATAGAAGTAATATCATGTTTAATTCTGTGTCAAGGTCATATTGCATCATAGCAGCTCTCAAATCCAATTCAAGATTAGGACAGGTTATATACCTTTCCAAATATATATTGCACTTTCTGGAAGAATTTTCCTAGCTTCCCACAGCACTTACTGACATTTTAGGTTAGCACTTACTCCTTCGTGtaagtttgaaaaatattagGACTGTGTATACTCTGTTTCCTTTTATATGTTGGCTGTCATTCTTCTCTACATTTCATACTGCATATTCagaatacaaatatttacattcCTCCAATATTGGCtcttattaagaaaaaatctcCCAGTTCTATATCATAATAGTACcagacaaatgaaaaattacacAAGTATTGCTTCCAAGTTGTATAGGCTTATTTTCTCTAAAGGTACACAATCAAACACATACCAACTTCATTAAAATCTTCAAAGGTGATCTTGCCTGTTGCTTCTCGATCATAATCTTTAAGTATTTTCAGTACATCAGCTTTTTTCACATCAAAACCCAAGGCTCTCATTGCCACCTTTTGGAATAAAATGGAAGTGCAACCATATATGAAGATTAATATATGGatttcacaatttctttttattttcagtaattaCCTTCTTGACCAAGAGAGAAGGTGCATATCAGTGGTTCAGCAACAATAATAACACaatttaaaagaggaaaaaagctttgGGGACAAAAATCTCCTAAAATTACTATCAGCAAATGGAACATCAagttacagtgaaaaaaaaacccctagcCTTTGCATTTTCAAGCACTTTACAGACTGGACAAAATGCTTCCTAGGAcaagtatatttattttcctcacttttaaaaatgtttcaaataccGACCCTTTTTCAAAGATAAAACCGAAAATCATTCTACAAATTATTCTTCCTCAGTATTCACACTAAGTGTGTGTTCATGTGTTTATGAGTCCTCTTACAAGTGACTTCACTGCTTTTCCAGTGAACAATATAAACCAacccattttttatttttccattaggTTAGCAGTGCTCATTTAGATTCCTGTTTCAACTGGAAATTTCTCAGCACACACTACCTTGACTTCCTTCAAACTGATGAAAATACGCTAACCCGCAAGTGGAAAACCAAAATGCTACTGGATGTAGCCATCCAAAAATCTATGCGATATGCTGACTTTGTAGAGAAGGAGATAGTTCTTCTGTTTATATATCTCTGTTTTTCCATAGTATTATCTTCAGGGCCACAATATTTAGTTAGACAGCTAAGAAACAGCTTTGTAAGTAAAAATGACAGCTGGGAATTCAAAGTGTACGGTAAATGGAAAAAGCACATTAACAGTCTCAAAACAGTTCCCGCTACTACCCTTCTCACTGTGGatttcagcaaaaataaaatatctcaaCTCTGAAATAAAGATAAGGGAATTGCTATACCTAGAACATTCCTgtaacagaaattaaagaaaaaataagacttttttttttttccctcctagaGTTAGTTGGTAGAGCCAGAATGTGGAGCCAGCAAGTTGGATAAGATATTCCTTCCCAAAAGAACCTCAGCCAATAAGTGACAGAAACACTTGCCTCTCCAAAGCCATTTTTTATTCTTGATGCAGTAtaatcagaattaaaaatatcattaaagATTTAAAGAAGCTTTAGTAAACTTAGTCTGCTACTTCTAGAGACCTCCAGACAGGAGGACTTGCTAGGCAAGACTGTCACACTAACCTCCGTTTGCCAATAGCTATTGAGAAGAGAAGCCTTTGTTGGGAAGGACAACTGCTGAGccttacacacacacagcaaaTATTGTACCTCACTCCTACAATCCACAGGCTCCCTGCTGAAGAATGCAAGTGGGTAAACTCTGGCTTATCGTCAACATTTTTACAAGTTTCATTTATATCTCTTACCTACGTATGTGAAACCTGTGGATTTTCACGGGTTATGTAGTGCCTTTAAAAAGAACCAAACAGCTTTCCAAGAGCTTTTCCCACCTTGTCATCTGTCCAAACTAAACCCTGGGGAGTGTTCAGACCAGTGTTATCGCTACAATAATTCTGTTACCATGTCAAGTATATGGTGTGGGAAGAAAAGCTCGTTCTTACACCAATAAagtatttcctgattttttttccttcccccaaaTATCCTCCTTCCTTTAGTTCAGCAAGAGATTTTGAACATGGAGCATATTTAAAGACACAGCCAATATCTTAAAAACTCACTGAGAAACAGATACATATTATCTGCCACAAAATTGTTTAAATTGAAAAACTTTTTACCTTTAATTCATGATAATTTATTGCTCTATCTTTGTCTGTATCAAACAACTCGAAGGCATCTTTAATTTCTTGCTTCTGTTCTTCAGTCagttctcttcttttcttctttttagttTTGTCTACTGAAAGTTCATTCctatgcaagaaaaaaataaattaattgtaaTTCATGTCTACCAGGAAGATACCACTGCAGATAACATTTTCCACCCAGAAGAAACTCACCATAATTGCATAGATCACCACCTTCTCTATTCAGTCTTTTCCCAGTTTGACCTCCCAATTTAAAGTAACGCTTGAAACAGACAATTAATTCCCTCGTGAAAGCTGAACAACACAGCCACTCCCCCACCCAAAACAAAATCAGTACAGGAGTTTTGATtaacaaataacaacaacaagagaggataaaaataataccagttaaaaagaatatttgagGTTATGTACTATAAGAGATTAGCAGTTGAAATTATGTGACTCTTGAAAACACTTTATTTCTAAACTGAAGCTTAGAAGAAAGCAGTTTCAGACAGACAGGCTGCTGGAGGCTTAACCAGGCCAGACAACTGGGTTGTCCAGCTACTAAAGTGGGTATTAGGTGCCACCAATCGGCTTTGTTGCCCACAAAGATAAATGGCAtttatggatttttaaaaatcctttaaatcacacatacacacacacacacacacagttctaaaaccttttttcttcacaaaagaGATAAGCCATGCCAAATCAACAATTCTGGCTAAAAGATAGCCCTGTCTTCCTTGGCTAGTCTAGAAATAAGATAAAATTTTCAGATGACAGAAAATACACGATGCATATATtggaagcagctgaaaaaaaaaaaaatgtaaagaatgGCACTGATAAAAGATATTCACACCAAGCTAGTAAAGGGTTTTGCTGTAACAGTGCTTTATTCACCTCAATGAGACTGACTGCTGTATCCACAGTAATTGCCTGGTCCATTTCA
The Columba livia isolate bColLiv1 breed racing homer chromosome Z, bColLiv1.pat.W.v2, whole genome shotgun sequence genome window above contains:
- the CETN3 gene encoding centrin-3 isoform X2, with the protein product MSVALRNELSVDKTKKKKRRELTEEQKQEIKDAFELFDTDKDRAINYHELKVAMRALGFDVKKADVLKILKDYDREATGKITFEDFNEVVTDWILDRDPQEEILKAFKLFDDDDSGKISLRNLRRVARELGENMSDEELRAMIEEFDKDGDGEINQEEFIAIMTGDI
- the CETN3 gene encoding centrin-3 isoform X1, which encodes MSVALRNELSVDKTKKKKRRELTEEQKQEIKDAFELFDTDKDRAINYHELKVAMRALGFDVKKADVLKILKDYDREATGKITFEDFNEVVTDWILDRDPQEEILKAFKLFDDDDSGKISLRNLRRVARELGENMSDEELRAMIEEFDKDGDGESAVPHLGVQLRAERTPFLSRGRAGHFKHVNQEEFIAIMTGDI